A genomic segment from Spinacia oleracea cultivar Varoflay chromosome 3, BTI_SOV_V1, whole genome shotgun sequence encodes:
- the LOC110780397 gene encoding uncharacterized protein translates to MVKLASARESRLYGPRLSRNRAEYMNAGLYLFATVILLTGFLAQFSMEPRSGLVLLLIGYFLIAAVNVHDLVAHLAGIDYRLPLMEFDVQLGLVEFAVPVVQILGSLLSFLGILFLLILVLR, encoded by the exons atGGTGAAATTAGCAAGTGCAAGAGAAAGCAGGCTGTACGGGCCAAGACTATCAAGAAATCGGGCAGAATACATGAATGCTGGGCTTTACTTGTTTGCTACGGTTATACTTTTAACGGGCTTTTTAGCCCAATTCTCAATGGAGCCCAGATCTGGGCTTGTCCTTCTTTTAATCGGGTATTTTCTCATCGCCGCCGTGAATGTTCATGATCTGGTGGCTCACCTTGCCGGAATTGATTACCGGTTGCCGTTGATGGAGTTTGATGTTCAGCTTGGTCTTGTTGAGTTTGCTGTTCCTGTTGTTCAGATTTTGGGGTCTCTTTTGTCCTTTTTGGGAATCCTTTTTCTGTTAATTCTG GTTTTGCGTTAA
- the LOC130459117 gene encoding uncharacterized protein, with the protein MIFTICPNIKLRNFLEINYLQEEKGIGFKLERHALNMLIVGPVLWLIGSVHNSCQIYERADGHIQILQESVTIPFLLGSLLFVVGAIINTRDQSSWIYHGLLLLGNTWVWLGVFGSLLLFIGGLMNVVKVFKMQQMNGLRLEKLRGGAQEGLVRVREGRVPLITDESLSTRRFQGAEPKKPIAATPYKDVLVSNT; encoded by the exons ATGATCTTTACTATTTGCCCAAATATTAAGCTAAGGAATTTTCTCGAAATTAATTACTTGCAGGAAGAAAAAGGAATTGGTTTCAAGTTAGAAAGGCATGCCTTGAATATGCTAATTGTTGGACCAGTTTTATGGCTGATTGGCTCGGTACACAATTCTTGTCAAATCTACGAAAGAGCCGATGGTCATATTCAAATATTGCAAGAGAGTGTCACCATTCCCTTTTTATTAGGAAGCTTGTTGTTTGTGGTGGGTGCAATTATCAACACCCGTGATCAATCAAGTTGGATTTACCATGGGCTCTTGCTTCTT GGGAACACATGGGTATGGTTGGGAGTATTCGGGAGCTTATTATTGTTCATAGGAGGATTAATGAATGTGGTGAAGGTGTTTAAGATGCAACAAATGAACGGACTACGTTTAGAGAAACTACGAGGAGGTGCTCAAGAAGGGTTGGTTCGAGTAAGAGAAGGTCGTGTTCCTCTAATAACCGACGAAAGTCTTTCCACTCGTAGATTTCAAGGGGCCGAGCCAAAGAAACCTATCGCGGCTACCCCTTACAAAGATGTTCTTGTTAGTAACACTTGA
- the LOC110777580 gene encoding RNA polymerase sigma factor sigE, chloroplastic/mitochondrial encodes MGVVTISISASRASLGLSRRSTAQQSSSNGPLILGFKVDKNKKTALVAVSEPRRLHAETKKDNTKRLRSVTKPVKRLRATTTSIAEASPYAAEIDLNEAAAKLESIFKLSPATDVLDAEIIDHVVKERRGRRRKSTEVDEEREKEGDSSVVRNRNRKAKRLSLAKRIELKNSKESKEEKAVPLAQKKKVIKNEDEKIDELVREYSASTDLSSLDWKKMKIPPVLPSSEHTWLFKLMEPMKALNQVKENLRTELGRETAANELGEAMNMTVVEVRRHVGVGYAARNKLIKHNLRLVLFVMNKYFQDFTNAPNFQDLCQAGVKGLITAIDRFEPRRKFQLSTYALFWIRHAIIRSMTVSSFTRVPFGLESVRVEIQKAKLELMFELKRMPTEEEIMERVGISPERYKVVMRASNSVVSLHSRHKVTQEEFIKGITDEDGVGSDKQRQPALLRLAIDDVLDSLKPKESLVIRQRYGLDGKGDRTLGEIAGNLSISREMVRKHEMKALMKLKHPTRVDYLQRHIS; translated from the exons ATGGGAGTTGTGACCATTTCAATATCAGCTTCTCGAGCATCATTAGGATTAAGCAGAAGATCAACAGCTCAGCAATCTAGTTCCAATGGACCCTTAATTCTAGGGTTCAAAGTGGACAAAAACAAAAAGACAGCCTTAGTTGCAGTAAGTGAACCTAGACGTTTACACGCAGAAACGAAGAAAGATAACACAAAAAGATTAAGATCAGTCACAAAGCCTGTGAAAAGACTACGTGCCACCACAACCAGCATAGCTGAAGCTTCTCCATATGCTGCTGAAATAGATCTTAATGAAGCTGCTGCTAAACTTGAAAGCATTTTCAAGCTGAGTCCTGCGACTGATGTTTTGGATGCTGAGATCATCGATCACGTGGTAAAAGAAAGACggggaagaagaaggaagagtACGGAAGTCGATGAGGAACGGGAAAAAGAGGGTGACAGTAGTGTGGTGAGGAACAGGAACAGGAAAGCTAAACGGTTGAGCCTTGCAAAGAGAATTGAATTGAAGAATAGCAAGGAAAGTAAGGAAGAGAAGGCAGTTCCTCTAGCTCAAAAGAAGAAAGTGATTAAGAATGAAGATGAGAAGATTGATGAGCTTGTAAGAGAATACTCTGCTTCAACTGATTTGTCAAGCTTGGattggaagaagatgaagatacCGCCAGTTCTTCCTTCTTCTGAACACACTTGGTTGTTTAAGTTGATGGAACCAATGAAG GCCCTTAATCAAGTAAAGGAGAACCTGAGGACAGAACTGGGAAGAGAAACAGCAGCTAATGAATTAGGAGAGGCAATGAATATGACTGTAGTTGAAGTAAGAAGACACGTAGGGGTTGGTTATGCTGCAAGAAACAAGTTGATTAAG CACAACCTGAGGCTAGTATTGTTTGTGATGAACAAATATTTCCAAGATTTTACAAATGCACCAAATTTTCAAGACCTATGCCAAGCAGGAGTGAAGGGTCTGATTACTGCTATTGATCGCTTTGAACCAAGGAGAAAATTTCAGCTGTCTACTTATGCTCTTTTCTGGATAAGGCATGCCATCATTCGTTCAATGACCGTTTCAAGCTTTACTCGTGTCCCCTTCGGTCTTGAATCG GTCAGGGTGGAAATTCAAAAGGCCAAACTAGAATTGATGTTCGAGCTTAAAAGAATGCCTACAGAAGAAGAGATAATGGAAAGGGTTGGAATCTCTCCTGAAAGATATAAAGTGGTGATGAGAGCTTCAAATTCTGTTGTTTCCTTACATTCTAGGCATAAAGTCACACAAGAGGAGTTTATCAAAGGGATTACTGATGAAGATGGTGTTGGAAGTGACAAGCAGAGGCAACCAGCCCTTCTTAGACTTGCAATCGACGATGTT CTTGACTCTTTGAAGCCGAAAGAAAGCTTGGTAATCCGGCAAAGATATGGTCTTGATGGTAAAGGAGATAGAACACTTGGAGAAATCGCTGGAAACCTCAGCATTTCAAGAGAAATGGTCAGGAAACACGAAATGAAGGCGTTAATGAAGCTTAAGCATCCAACTCGAGTGGATTATCTTCAGCGTCACATATCCTGA